The following coding sequences are from one Apus apus isolate bApuApu2 chromosome 10, bApuApu2.pri.cur, whole genome shotgun sequence window:
- the PRC1 gene encoding protein regulator of cytokinesis 1 isoform X5: protein MRKSEVLAAEAVSCLNRAMAALRDIWEEIGIPEEQRLERTGVVKKYMKGLLDQMVAEEERLKERLLKSIAVCRKELDTLCRELQLEPFEEEEESTILQMEKNLRTRVEVMLKQKRDRKQELKTLQERDQDLCDILCTTPFDIDGSAVPSLEDLDRYRRHLATLTATKEQRREEFVSSKRQIILLMEELDHTPDTSFERDVVCEDEDAFCLSTDNLAALQGLLQQLEARRSLNEAVCAELRARIAALWERLQVPEEERASSAVHVAGSRAKTRTALQLEVDRLEELKLQNMKMVVQAIRAELANLWDKCFYSQEQREDFSPYYDEDYTETLLKLHDAEVEKMKSYYEIHKDLFEAVQKWEESWKLFLELERKATDPSRFANRGGNLLKEEKQRAKLQKTLSKLQEELENKVRAWEQEHGGAFLVKGQQFLEYVTEQWQLYRLEKEKEKQERHLKKSRQTETEMMYGSTPTKRRVLGPHTPGKVRKLNGTSISSATPNSTVRSAFGATIYHSPTSRLPPSGGKRELSKASMSESSSRVLNSTTTTAFC, encoded by the exons ATGAGGAAAAG CGAGGTGTTGGCGGCCGAGGCCGTGTCGTGCCTGAACCGAGCCATGGCGGCCCTGCGCGATATATGGGAGGAGATCGGGATCCCCGAGGAGCAGCGCCTGGAGCGCACCGGGGTCGTGAAGAAGTACATGAAG GGTCTCCTGGACCAGATGGTGGCAGAGGAGGAGCGCCTGAAGGAGCGTCTCTTGAAGAGCATTGCAGTGTGTCGGAAGGAGCTGGACACCCTCTGCAGGGAGCTCCAGCTGGAGCCCTTTGAG gaggaagaggagagcacCATCCTGCAGATGGAGAAGAATCTGCGCACCCGTGTGGAAGTGATGTTGAAGCAGAAAAGGGAcaggaagcaggagctgaaaACTCTGCAGGAAAGGGACCAAGACCTGTGTGACATCCTCTGCACCACCCCTTTCGACATCGACGGCAGCGCCGTGCCCAGCCTGGAGGACCTGGATCGCTACCGGCGCCACCTGGCCACCCTGACCGCCACCAAG GAGCAAAGGCGGGAAGAGTTTGTCAGCAGCAAGCGGCAAATCATCCTCCTGATGGAGGAGCTGGACCACACTCCGGACACCAGCTTTGAGCGGGACGTGGTGTGCGAGGACGAGGACGCGTTCTGCCTCTCCACCGACAACCTGGCGgccctgcaggggctgctgcagcag CTGGAAGCGCGGCGCTCCCTGAACGAGGCCGTGTGCGCGGAGCTGCGCGCCAGGATCGCGGCGCTTTGGGAAAGGCTGCAGGTCCCCGAGGAGGAGAGAGCATCTTCTGCCGTGCACGTGGCTGGGTCCAGAGCCAAGACCAGGACAGCT ctgcagctggaagtgGATCGTCTGGaggagctgaagctgcagaaCATGAAGATGGTGGTTCAGGCAATCCGAGCAGAGCTGGCCAACCTCTGGGACAAGTGTTTCTAtagccaggagcagagggaagactTCAGCCCCTATTATGATG AGGACTATACAGAGACCCTGCTCAAGCTCCATGATGCTGAGGTGGAGAAGATGAAGAGCTACTATGAAATACACAAAGATCTGTTTGAGGCTGTCCAGAAATGGGAGGAGAGCTGGAAGCTGTTCCTGGAGCTGGAG AGGAAAGCAACCGACCCCAGCCGCTTTGCCAACCGTGGGGGCAATCTGCtgaaggaggagaagcagcGAGCAAAGCTGCAGAAGACGCTTTCCAAG ctgcaggaagagctggagaacAAGGTCCGGGCCTGGGAGCAGGAGCACGGGGGGGCTTTCCTGGTGAAGGGGCAGCAGTTCCTGGAGTATGTGACAGAGCAGTGGCAGCTGTACcggctggagaaggagaaggagaagcaggagcgG CACCTGAAGAAAAGCCGCCAGACCGAGACAGAGATGATGTACGGGAGCACCCCCACCAAGCGGCGGGTGCTCGGCCCCCACACGCCTGGCAAAGTAAGGAAG CTCAACGGCACCTCCATCTCCAGCGCCACCCCCAACAGCACCGTCCGCTCCGCCTTCGGGGCAACCATCTACCACTCCCCAACCTCCCGGCTGCCACCGTCGGGAGGGAAG CGCGAACTTTCCAAGGCTTCCATGTCTGAGAGCAGCTCCCGTGTCCTCAattccaccaccaccacagccttctgctga
- the PRC1 gene encoding protein regulator of cytokinesis 1 isoform X1, translating into MRKSEVLAAEAVSCLNRAMAALRDIWEEIGIPEEQRLERTGVVKKYMKGLLDQMVAEEERLKERLLKSIAVCRKELDTLCRELQLEPFEEEEESTILQMEKNLRTRVEVMLKQKRDRKQELKTLQERDQDLCDILCTTPFDIDGSAVPSLEDLDRYRRHLATLTATKEQRREEFVSSKRQIILLMEELDHTPDTSFERDVVCEDEDAFCLSTDNLAALQGLLQQLEARRSLNEAVCAELRARIAALWERLQVPEEERASSAVHVAGSRAKTRTALQLEVDRLEELKLQNMKMVVQAIRAELANLWDKCFYSQEQREDFSPYYDEDYTETLLKLHDAEVEKMKSYYEIHKDLFEAVQKWEESWKLFLELERKATDPSRFANRGGNLLKEEKQRAKLQKTLSKLQEELENKVRAWEQEHGGAFLVKGQQFLEYVTEQWQLYRLEKEKEKQERHLKKSRQTETEMMYGSTPTKRRVLGPHTPGKVRKLNGTSISSATPNSTVRSAFGATIYHSPTSRLPPSGGKFSQARTPGRVAAKPPRPGYRERNKENMSQLNGTTLSGGCTLTAPAQRNHSVNSVASTYSEFARELSKASMSESSSRVLNSTTTTAFC; encoded by the exons ATGAGGAAAAG CGAGGTGTTGGCGGCCGAGGCCGTGTCGTGCCTGAACCGAGCCATGGCGGCCCTGCGCGATATATGGGAGGAGATCGGGATCCCCGAGGAGCAGCGCCTGGAGCGCACCGGGGTCGTGAAGAAGTACATGAAG GGTCTCCTGGACCAGATGGTGGCAGAGGAGGAGCGCCTGAAGGAGCGTCTCTTGAAGAGCATTGCAGTGTGTCGGAAGGAGCTGGACACCCTCTGCAGGGAGCTCCAGCTGGAGCCCTTTGAG gaggaagaggagagcacCATCCTGCAGATGGAGAAGAATCTGCGCACCCGTGTGGAAGTGATGTTGAAGCAGAAAAGGGAcaggaagcaggagctgaaaACTCTGCAGGAAAGGGACCAAGACCTGTGTGACATCCTCTGCACCACCCCTTTCGACATCGACGGCAGCGCCGTGCCCAGCCTGGAGGACCTGGATCGCTACCGGCGCCACCTGGCCACCCTGACCGCCACCAAG GAGCAAAGGCGGGAAGAGTTTGTCAGCAGCAAGCGGCAAATCATCCTCCTGATGGAGGAGCTGGACCACACTCCGGACACCAGCTTTGAGCGGGACGTGGTGTGCGAGGACGAGGACGCGTTCTGCCTCTCCACCGACAACCTGGCGgccctgcaggggctgctgcagcag CTGGAAGCGCGGCGCTCCCTGAACGAGGCCGTGTGCGCGGAGCTGCGCGCCAGGATCGCGGCGCTTTGGGAAAGGCTGCAGGTCCCCGAGGAGGAGAGAGCATCTTCTGCCGTGCACGTGGCTGGGTCCAGAGCCAAGACCAGGACAGCT ctgcagctggaagtgGATCGTCTGGaggagctgaagctgcagaaCATGAAGATGGTGGTTCAGGCAATCCGAGCAGAGCTGGCCAACCTCTGGGACAAGTGTTTCTAtagccaggagcagagggaagactTCAGCCCCTATTATGATG AGGACTATACAGAGACCCTGCTCAAGCTCCATGATGCTGAGGTGGAGAAGATGAAGAGCTACTATGAAATACACAAAGATCTGTTTGAGGCTGTCCAGAAATGGGAGGAGAGCTGGAAGCTGTTCCTGGAGCTGGAG AGGAAAGCAACCGACCCCAGCCGCTTTGCCAACCGTGGGGGCAATCTGCtgaaggaggagaagcagcGAGCAAAGCTGCAGAAGACGCTTTCCAAG ctgcaggaagagctggagaacAAGGTCCGGGCCTGGGAGCAGGAGCACGGGGGGGCTTTCCTGGTGAAGGGGCAGCAGTTCCTGGAGTATGTGACAGAGCAGTGGCAGCTGTACcggctggagaaggagaaggagaagcaggagcgG CACCTGAAGAAAAGCCGCCAGACCGAGACAGAGATGATGTACGGGAGCACCCCCACCAAGCGGCGGGTGCTCGGCCCCCACACGCCTGGCAAAGTAAGGAAG CTCAACGGCACCTCCATCTCCAGCGCCACCCCCAACAGCACCGTCCGCTCCGCCTTCGGGGCAACCATCTACCACTCCCCAACCTCCCGGCTGCCACCGTCGGGAGGGAAG TTCAGCCAGGCTCGGACCCCCGGACGCGTGGCTGCCAAGCCCCCCCGTCCTGGCTACAGGGAGCGGAACAAGGAGAACATGTCGCAGCTGAACGGGACCACCCTGAGCGGTGGGTGCACCCtcacagcccctgcccagcgTAACCACAGCGTTAATTCTGTTGCCAGCACCTATTCTGAGTTTGCG CGCGAACTTTCCAAGGCTTCCATGTCTGAGAGCAGCTCCCGTGTCCTCAattccaccaccaccacagccttctgctga
- the PRC1 gene encoding protein regulator of cytokinesis 1 isoform X4, which produces MRKSEVLAAEAVSCLNRAMAALRDIWEEIGIPEEQRLERTGVVKKYMKGLLDQMVAEEERLKERLLKSIAVCRKELDTLCRELQLEPFEEEEESTILQMEKNLRTRVEVMLKQKRDRKQELKTLQERDQDLCDILCTTPFDIDGSAVPSLEDLDRYRRHLATLTATKEQRREEFVSSKRQIILLMEELDHTPDTSFERDVVCEDEDAFCLSTDNLAALQGLLQQLEARRSLNEAVCAELRARIAALWERLQVPEEERASSAVHVAGSRAKTRTALQLEVDRLEELKLQNMKMVVQAIRAELANLWDKCFYSQEQREDFSPYYDEDYTETLLKLHDAEVEKMKSYYEIHKDLFEAVQKWEESWKLFLELERKATDPSRFANRGGNLLKEEKQRAKLQKTLSKLQEELENKVRAWEQEHGGAFLVKGQQFLEYVTEQWQLYRLEKEKEKQERHLKKSRQTETEMMYGSTPTKRRVLGPHTPGKVRKLNGTSISSATPNSTVRSAFGATIYHSPTSRLPPSGGKFSQARTPGRVAAKPPRPGYRERNKENMSQLNGTTLSARTFQGFHV; this is translated from the exons ATGAGGAAAAG CGAGGTGTTGGCGGCCGAGGCCGTGTCGTGCCTGAACCGAGCCATGGCGGCCCTGCGCGATATATGGGAGGAGATCGGGATCCCCGAGGAGCAGCGCCTGGAGCGCACCGGGGTCGTGAAGAAGTACATGAAG GGTCTCCTGGACCAGATGGTGGCAGAGGAGGAGCGCCTGAAGGAGCGTCTCTTGAAGAGCATTGCAGTGTGTCGGAAGGAGCTGGACACCCTCTGCAGGGAGCTCCAGCTGGAGCCCTTTGAG gaggaagaggagagcacCATCCTGCAGATGGAGAAGAATCTGCGCACCCGTGTGGAAGTGATGTTGAAGCAGAAAAGGGAcaggaagcaggagctgaaaACTCTGCAGGAAAGGGACCAAGACCTGTGTGACATCCTCTGCACCACCCCTTTCGACATCGACGGCAGCGCCGTGCCCAGCCTGGAGGACCTGGATCGCTACCGGCGCCACCTGGCCACCCTGACCGCCACCAAG GAGCAAAGGCGGGAAGAGTTTGTCAGCAGCAAGCGGCAAATCATCCTCCTGATGGAGGAGCTGGACCACACTCCGGACACCAGCTTTGAGCGGGACGTGGTGTGCGAGGACGAGGACGCGTTCTGCCTCTCCACCGACAACCTGGCGgccctgcaggggctgctgcagcag CTGGAAGCGCGGCGCTCCCTGAACGAGGCCGTGTGCGCGGAGCTGCGCGCCAGGATCGCGGCGCTTTGGGAAAGGCTGCAGGTCCCCGAGGAGGAGAGAGCATCTTCTGCCGTGCACGTGGCTGGGTCCAGAGCCAAGACCAGGACAGCT ctgcagctggaagtgGATCGTCTGGaggagctgaagctgcagaaCATGAAGATGGTGGTTCAGGCAATCCGAGCAGAGCTGGCCAACCTCTGGGACAAGTGTTTCTAtagccaggagcagagggaagactTCAGCCCCTATTATGATG AGGACTATACAGAGACCCTGCTCAAGCTCCATGATGCTGAGGTGGAGAAGATGAAGAGCTACTATGAAATACACAAAGATCTGTTTGAGGCTGTCCAGAAATGGGAGGAGAGCTGGAAGCTGTTCCTGGAGCTGGAG AGGAAAGCAACCGACCCCAGCCGCTTTGCCAACCGTGGGGGCAATCTGCtgaaggaggagaagcagcGAGCAAAGCTGCAGAAGACGCTTTCCAAG ctgcaggaagagctggagaacAAGGTCCGGGCCTGGGAGCAGGAGCACGGGGGGGCTTTCCTGGTGAAGGGGCAGCAGTTCCTGGAGTATGTGACAGAGCAGTGGCAGCTGTACcggctggagaaggagaaggagaagcaggagcgG CACCTGAAGAAAAGCCGCCAGACCGAGACAGAGATGATGTACGGGAGCACCCCCACCAAGCGGCGGGTGCTCGGCCCCCACACGCCTGGCAAAGTAAGGAAG CTCAACGGCACCTCCATCTCCAGCGCCACCCCCAACAGCACCGTCCGCTCCGCCTTCGGGGCAACCATCTACCACTCCCCAACCTCCCGGCTGCCACCGTCGGGAGGGAAG TTCAGCCAGGCTCGGACCCCCGGACGCGTGGCTGCCAAGCCCCCCCGTCCTGGCTACAGGGAGCGGAACAAGGAGAACATGTCGCAGCTGAACGGGACCACCCTGAGCG CGCGAACTTTCCAAGGCTTCCATGTCTGA
- the PRC1 gene encoding protein regulator of cytokinesis 1 isoform X2: MRKSEVLAAEAVSCLNRAMAALRDIWEEIGIPEEQRLERTGVVKKYMKGLLDQMVAEEERLKERLLKSIAVCRKELDTLCRELQLEPFEEEEESTILQMEKNLRTRVEVMLKQKRDRKQELKTLQERDQDLCDILCTTPFDIDGSAVPSLEDLDRYRRHLATLTATKEQRREEFVSSKRQIILLMEELDHTPDTSFERDVVCEDEDAFCLSTDNLAALQGLLQQLEARRSLNEAVCAELRARIAALWERLQVPEEERASSAVHVAGSRAKTRTALQLEVDRLEELKLQNMKMVVQAIRAELANLWDKCFYSQEQREDFSPYYDEDYTETLLKLHDAEVEKMKSYYEIHKDLFEAVQKWEESWKLFLELERKATDPSRFANRGGNLLKEEKQRAKLQKTLSKLQEELENKVRAWEQEHGGAFLVKGQQFLEYVTEQWQLYRLEKEKEKQERHLKKSRQTETEMMYGSTPTKRRVLGPHTPGKLNGTSISSATPNSTVRSAFGATIYHSPTSRLPPSGGKFSQARTPGRVAAKPPRPGYRERNKENMSQLNGTTLSGGCTLTAPAQRNHSVNSVASTYSEFARELSKASMSESSSRVLNSTTTTAFC; encoded by the exons ATGAGGAAAAG CGAGGTGTTGGCGGCCGAGGCCGTGTCGTGCCTGAACCGAGCCATGGCGGCCCTGCGCGATATATGGGAGGAGATCGGGATCCCCGAGGAGCAGCGCCTGGAGCGCACCGGGGTCGTGAAGAAGTACATGAAG GGTCTCCTGGACCAGATGGTGGCAGAGGAGGAGCGCCTGAAGGAGCGTCTCTTGAAGAGCATTGCAGTGTGTCGGAAGGAGCTGGACACCCTCTGCAGGGAGCTCCAGCTGGAGCCCTTTGAG gaggaagaggagagcacCATCCTGCAGATGGAGAAGAATCTGCGCACCCGTGTGGAAGTGATGTTGAAGCAGAAAAGGGAcaggaagcaggagctgaaaACTCTGCAGGAAAGGGACCAAGACCTGTGTGACATCCTCTGCACCACCCCTTTCGACATCGACGGCAGCGCCGTGCCCAGCCTGGAGGACCTGGATCGCTACCGGCGCCACCTGGCCACCCTGACCGCCACCAAG GAGCAAAGGCGGGAAGAGTTTGTCAGCAGCAAGCGGCAAATCATCCTCCTGATGGAGGAGCTGGACCACACTCCGGACACCAGCTTTGAGCGGGACGTGGTGTGCGAGGACGAGGACGCGTTCTGCCTCTCCACCGACAACCTGGCGgccctgcaggggctgctgcagcag CTGGAAGCGCGGCGCTCCCTGAACGAGGCCGTGTGCGCGGAGCTGCGCGCCAGGATCGCGGCGCTTTGGGAAAGGCTGCAGGTCCCCGAGGAGGAGAGAGCATCTTCTGCCGTGCACGTGGCTGGGTCCAGAGCCAAGACCAGGACAGCT ctgcagctggaagtgGATCGTCTGGaggagctgaagctgcagaaCATGAAGATGGTGGTTCAGGCAATCCGAGCAGAGCTGGCCAACCTCTGGGACAAGTGTTTCTAtagccaggagcagagggaagactTCAGCCCCTATTATGATG AGGACTATACAGAGACCCTGCTCAAGCTCCATGATGCTGAGGTGGAGAAGATGAAGAGCTACTATGAAATACACAAAGATCTGTTTGAGGCTGTCCAGAAATGGGAGGAGAGCTGGAAGCTGTTCCTGGAGCTGGAG AGGAAAGCAACCGACCCCAGCCGCTTTGCCAACCGTGGGGGCAATCTGCtgaaggaggagaagcagcGAGCAAAGCTGCAGAAGACGCTTTCCAAG ctgcaggaagagctggagaacAAGGTCCGGGCCTGGGAGCAGGAGCACGGGGGGGCTTTCCTGGTGAAGGGGCAGCAGTTCCTGGAGTATGTGACAGAGCAGTGGCAGCTGTACcggctggagaaggagaaggagaagcaggagcgG CACCTGAAGAAAAGCCGCCAGACCGAGACAGAGATGATGTACGGGAGCACCCCCACCAAGCGGCGGGTGCTCGGCCCCCACACGCCTGGCAAA CTCAACGGCACCTCCATCTCCAGCGCCACCCCCAACAGCACCGTCCGCTCCGCCTTCGGGGCAACCATCTACCACTCCCCAACCTCCCGGCTGCCACCGTCGGGAGGGAAG TTCAGCCAGGCTCGGACCCCCGGACGCGTGGCTGCCAAGCCCCCCCGTCCTGGCTACAGGGAGCGGAACAAGGAGAACATGTCGCAGCTGAACGGGACCACCCTGAGCGGTGGGTGCACCCtcacagcccctgcccagcgTAACCACAGCGTTAATTCTGTTGCCAGCACCTATTCTGAGTTTGCG CGCGAACTTTCCAAGGCTTCCATGTCTGAGAGCAGCTCCCGTGTCCTCAattccaccaccaccacagccttctgctga
- the PRC1 gene encoding protein regulator of cytokinesis 1 isoform X3, translated as MAALRDIWEEIGIPEEQRLERTGVVKKYMKGLLDQMVAEEERLKERLLKSIAVCRKELDTLCRELQLEPFEEEEESTILQMEKNLRTRVEVMLKQKRDRKQELKTLQERDQDLCDILCTTPFDIDGSAVPSLEDLDRYRRHLATLTATKEQRREEFVSSKRQIILLMEELDHTPDTSFERDVVCEDEDAFCLSTDNLAALQGLLQQLEARRSLNEAVCAELRARIAALWERLQVPEEERASSAVHVAGSRAKTRTALQLEVDRLEELKLQNMKMVVQAIRAELANLWDKCFYSQEQREDFSPYYDEDYTETLLKLHDAEVEKMKSYYEIHKDLFEAVQKWEESWKLFLELERKATDPSRFANRGGNLLKEEKQRAKLQKTLSKLQEELENKVRAWEQEHGGAFLVKGQQFLEYVTEQWQLYRLEKEKEKQERHLKKSRQTETEMMYGSTPTKRRVLGPHTPGKVRKLNGTSISSATPNSTVRSAFGATIYHSPTSRLPPSGGKFSQARTPGRVAAKPPRPGYRERNKENMSQLNGTTLSGGCTLTAPAQRNHSVNSVASTYSEFARELSKASMSESSSRVLNSTTTTAFC; from the exons ATGGCGGCCCTGCGCGATATATGGGAGGAGATCGGGATCCCCGAGGAGCAGCGCCTGGAGCGCACCGGGGTCGTGAAGAAGTACATGAAG GGTCTCCTGGACCAGATGGTGGCAGAGGAGGAGCGCCTGAAGGAGCGTCTCTTGAAGAGCATTGCAGTGTGTCGGAAGGAGCTGGACACCCTCTGCAGGGAGCTCCAGCTGGAGCCCTTTGAG gaggaagaggagagcacCATCCTGCAGATGGAGAAGAATCTGCGCACCCGTGTGGAAGTGATGTTGAAGCAGAAAAGGGAcaggaagcaggagctgaaaACTCTGCAGGAAAGGGACCAAGACCTGTGTGACATCCTCTGCACCACCCCTTTCGACATCGACGGCAGCGCCGTGCCCAGCCTGGAGGACCTGGATCGCTACCGGCGCCACCTGGCCACCCTGACCGCCACCAAG GAGCAAAGGCGGGAAGAGTTTGTCAGCAGCAAGCGGCAAATCATCCTCCTGATGGAGGAGCTGGACCACACTCCGGACACCAGCTTTGAGCGGGACGTGGTGTGCGAGGACGAGGACGCGTTCTGCCTCTCCACCGACAACCTGGCGgccctgcaggggctgctgcagcag CTGGAAGCGCGGCGCTCCCTGAACGAGGCCGTGTGCGCGGAGCTGCGCGCCAGGATCGCGGCGCTTTGGGAAAGGCTGCAGGTCCCCGAGGAGGAGAGAGCATCTTCTGCCGTGCACGTGGCTGGGTCCAGAGCCAAGACCAGGACAGCT ctgcagctggaagtgGATCGTCTGGaggagctgaagctgcagaaCATGAAGATGGTGGTTCAGGCAATCCGAGCAGAGCTGGCCAACCTCTGGGACAAGTGTTTCTAtagccaggagcagagggaagactTCAGCCCCTATTATGATG AGGACTATACAGAGACCCTGCTCAAGCTCCATGATGCTGAGGTGGAGAAGATGAAGAGCTACTATGAAATACACAAAGATCTGTTTGAGGCTGTCCAGAAATGGGAGGAGAGCTGGAAGCTGTTCCTGGAGCTGGAG AGGAAAGCAACCGACCCCAGCCGCTTTGCCAACCGTGGGGGCAATCTGCtgaaggaggagaagcagcGAGCAAAGCTGCAGAAGACGCTTTCCAAG ctgcaggaagagctggagaacAAGGTCCGGGCCTGGGAGCAGGAGCACGGGGGGGCTTTCCTGGTGAAGGGGCAGCAGTTCCTGGAGTATGTGACAGAGCAGTGGCAGCTGTACcggctggagaaggagaaggagaagcaggagcgG CACCTGAAGAAAAGCCGCCAGACCGAGACAGAGATGATGTACGGGAGCACCCCCACCAAGCGGCGGGTGCTCGGCCCCCACACGCCTGGCAAAGTAAGGAAG CTCAACGGCACCTCCATCTCCAGCGCCACCCCCAACAGCACCGTCCGCTCCGCCTTCGGGGCAACCATCTACCACTCCCCAACCTCCCGGCTGCCACCGTCGGGAGGGAAG TTCAGCCAGGCTCGGACCCCCGGACGCGTGGCTGCCAAGCCCCCCCGTCCTGGCTACAGGGAGCGGAACAAGGAGAACATGTCGCAGCTGAACGGGACCACCCTGAGCGGTGGGTGCACCCtcacagcccctgcccagcgTAACCACAGCGTTAATTCTGTTGCCAGCACCTATTCTGAGTTTGCG CGCGAACTTTCCAAGGCTTCCATGTCTGAGAGCAGCTCCCGTGTCCTCAattccaccaccaccacagccttctgctga